A window of the Myxocyprinus asiaticus isolate MX2 ecotype Aquarium Trade chromosome 11, UBuf_Myxa_2, whole genome shotgun sequence genome harbors these coding sequences:
- the crygs3 gene encoding LOW QUALITY PROTEIN: crystallin, gamma S3 (The sequence of the model RefSeq protein was modified relative to this genomic sequence to represent the inferred CDS: substituted 1 base at 1 genomic stop codon) yields MKLAPNLNRMGKERKIIVFYEYRNIQGHSYECSMDCPELSSHFSHCNSIQVESGAWVLYEHPNFMGCQDILTRGEYPDYQRWMGXSDSIRSCHLVRNNTGIFRIRLYERPDFQGQIMQCNEDWLSLSDRFCHREVHSCNALDGAWVFFEHPNYRGRQYLLERGEYHRLTDWNAMHPIVGSIHRVQEF; encoded by the exons ATGAAATTAGCCCCAAACCTGAACAGAatgggaaaagaaagaaagatt ATTGTCTTTTATGAGTACAGAAACATTCAGGGACATTCCTATGAGTGCAGCATGGACTGCCCAGAGCTGTCGTCCCACTTTAGCCACTGTAACTCCATCCAAGTTGAAAGTGGGGCCTGGGTTTTGTATGAGCACCCAAACTTCATGGGCTGCCAGGATATCCTAACCAGAGGAGAGTATCCTGATTACCAACGCTGGATGGGCTAAAGTGACTCTATCAGGTCCTGTCATTTGGTGCGAAAT AATACTGGCATTTTTCGTATTCGTCTATATGAGCGTCCTGACTTTCAGGGTCAGATTATGCAGTGCAATGAGGACTGGCTCTCCCTGTCTGACCGCTTCTGTCATCGTGAGGTCCATTCCTGCAATGCTCTGGATGGAGCCTGGGTCTTCTTCGAGCATCCTAACTACAGGGGACGTCAGTATTTGTTGGAGAGAGGCGAGTACCACCGCCTCACTGACTGGAATGCCATGCATCCAATTGTTGGCTCCATCCACCGTGTTCAGGAGTTTTAG